The following are from one region of the Natronosporangium hydrolyticum genome:
- a CDS encoding acetyl-CoA C-acetyltransferase, translating into MEHSEAVIVATARSPIGRAHKGSLSQVRPDDLTATIVQAALDKVPELDPETIDDLYLGCGLPGGEQGFNMARVVSVLLGLDSVPGATITRYCSSSLQTTRMAMHAIRAGEGEVFVSAGVECVSRYARGNSDMLPPEAAELVGGGWHNPRFEAARSRTQSRAEGGGESWRDPREAGQLPDIYIAMGQTAENLAEVHGVSRDEMDDFGVRSQNLAEKGIADGFWEREITPVTTPDGTVVARDDGPRPGVTKEAVAGLKPVFRPDGRVTAGNCCALNDGAAAVIVMSAGKARELGITPLARIVATGVSALSPEIMGLGPVAASQQALARAGMSISDVDLVEINEAFAAQVIPSYQQLGVPLEKLNVAGGSIAVGHPFGMTGARITTTLLNALDWHDQQIGLETMCVGGGQGMAMVLERLS; encoded by the coding sequence ATGGAGCACTCGGAAGCTGTCATCGTCGCCACCGCCCGGTCTCCGATCGGCCGGGCGCACAAGGGCTCACTCAGCCAGGTCAGGCCGGACGACCTCACCGCCACCATCGTGCAGGCCGCGCTGGACAAGGTCCCCGAGCTGGACCCGGAGACCATCGACGACCTCTACCTCGGCTGCGGACTGCCCGGCGGTGAGCAGGGGTTCAACATGGCCCGGGTGGTCTCGGTGCTGCTGGGACTGGATTCGGTCCCCGGCGCCACGATCACCCGGTACTGTTCGTCGTCGCTGCAGACCACCCGGATGGCGATGCACGCGATCCGGGCCGGCGAGGGCGAGGTCTTCGTCTCGGCTGGGGTGGAGTGCGTCTCCCGCTACGCCCGCGGCAACTCCGACATGCTGCCGCCGGAGGCGGCCGAGTTGGTCGGCGGCGGCTGGCACAACCCGCGCTTCGAGGCGGCCCGATCCCGGACCCAGTCCCGCGCCGAGGGCGGCGGTGAGAGCTGGCGGGATCCGCGGGAAGCCGGGCAGCTGCCCGACATCTACATCGCCATGGGCCAGACTGCCGAGAACCTCGCCGAGGTCCACGGCGTGAGCCGGGACGAGATGGACGACTTCGGGGTCCGGTCGCAGAACCTCGCGGAGAAGGGAATCGCGGACGGCTTCTGGGAGCGGGAGATCACACCGGTGACCACACCGGACGGTACGGTGGTGGCGCGGGACGACGGCCCCCGGCCCGGGGTGACCAAGGAGGCGGTGGCCGGCCTGAAGCCGGTGTTCCGGCCCGATGGCCGGGTCACCGCCGGCAACTGCTGCGCGCTGAACGACGGGGCGGCGGCGGTGATCGTGATGAGCGCCGGCAAAGCCCGGGAGTTGGGGATCACCCCGCTTGCCCGGATCGTCGCCACTGGAGTGTCGGCGCTCTCGCCGGAGATCATGGGGCTCGGTCCGGTGGCGGCGTCGCAGCAGGCGCTCGCCCGGGCCGGCATGAGCATCTCCGACGTCGACCTGGTCGAGATCAACGAAGCGTTCGCGGCCCAGGTGATCCCGTCGTACCAGCAGTTGGGGGTGCCGCTGGAGAAGCTGAACGTGGCGGGCGGCTCGATCGCGGTGGGGCATCCCTTCGGCATGACCGGCGCCCGGATCACCACCACCCTGCTGAACGCGCTGGACTGGCACGACCAGCAGATCGGCCTGGAGACCATGTGCGTCGGCGGCGGCCAGGGCATGGCGATGGTCCTCGAGCGGCTGAGCTGA
- a CDS encoding SGNH/GDSL hydrolase family protein, which yields MRGVGYGAAAVLGTALATVGLLLGQAQQARRNIPRAQAPPPRGSGRYGGRSGEPLTVVMLGDSVAAGYGVAKPRQTPGALLAKGISRRLGRPVRLHRLAVVGAISARLAPQVEEALELRPDLAVIVIGGNDVTHGTPPAVAVAHLVAAVRALRNAGAEVVVGTCPDLGTIVPIRPPLRWVARRWSRQLAAAQTVAVVEAGGWTVSLADLIGPRFAAEPQRMFGVDRFHPSIEGYAAAAAALLPTALAALGREDPTSERGIQSLPRAAAEASRHGGTEVSAASVGGRERGPAGRWASLRRRVRAAVGPSVGSAAVSTIPEPNLLES from the coding sequence ATGCGCGGGGTTGGCTACGGGGCGGCCGCCGTGCTCGGCACCGCATTGGCCACCGTCGGGCTCCTGCTGGGCCAGGCCCAACAGGCCCGGCGCAACATCCCGCGGGCGCAGGCGCCGCCGCCGCGCGGCAGTGGCCGGTACGGCGGCCGCAGCGGCGAGCCGCTGACCGTGGTGATGCTCGGCGACTCGGTCGCGGCCGGGTACGGCGTTGCAAAACCGCGGCAGACCCCCGGCGCGCTGCTCGCCAAGGGTATCTCCCGGCGGTTGGGGCGACCGGTCCGGCTGCACCGGCTGGCGGTGGTCGGGGCGATCTCCGCCCGGTTGGCTCCCCAGGTCGAGGAGGCGCTGGAGCTGCGCCCCGACCTCGCGGTGATCGTGATCGGCGGCAACGACGTCACCCACGGCACTCCCCCGGCGGTCGCCGTCGCCCACCTGGTGGCGGCGGTCCGCGCGCTCCGCAACGCCGGCGCCGAGGTGGTGGTGGGCACCTGCCCCGACCTCGGCACCATCGTGCCGATCCGACCACCGCTGCGGTGGGTGGCCCGCCGGTGGAGCCGTCAGCTCGCCGCCGCCCAGACCGTCGCGGTGGTGGAGGCCGGCGGCTGGACCGTCTCGCTGGCCGACCTGATCGGGCCCCGGTTCGCCGCCGAGCCGCAGCGGATGTTCGGGGTCGACCGGTTCCACCCCTCGATCGAGGGGTACGCGGCCGCCGCCGCCGCGCTGCTACCCACCGCGCTGGCCGCGCTCGGGCGGGAAGACCCGACCAGCGAGCGGGGTATCCAGTCGCTGCCGCGGGCCGCGGCCGAGGCGTCTCGACACGGCGGGACCGAGGTCTCCGCCGCCTCGGTCGGTGGGCGCGAGCGCGGGCCCGCCGGCCGGTGGGCGTCGCTGCGACGCCGGGTCCGCGCCGCGGTCGGCCCGTCCGTCGGCTCCGCTGCTGTCAGCACCATTCCCGAGCCCAACCTGTTGGAGTCGTAA
- a CDS encoding Bax inhibitor-1/YccA family membrane protein: MRTSNPVLTRLAKDAERERTAAPGGHQPQVFGQSAGAYPTGPDGTATAPPDTRPMTIDDVVTRTVGLIALVAVAAGVIWLGTEPADGLVFAFPAMIVGLVLGLIIAFARVTNPILISVYAAVMGVFLGAISQYFNAMYEGIVLQAVAATVGVFLLMGILYKSGTIRATPKFIKFMTAALVGAAAVILVNLGITLFTGEPTILRDGGPIAIIVSLVFIVLAALSFILSFHEVEEGVRLGLPQKYAWACAFGIVVSLIWLYIEVLRLLSYFQGD; this comes from the coding sequence GTGAGGACGAGTAACCCGGTGTTGACCCGGCTCGCCAAGGACGCGGAGCGGGAGCGGACCGCCGCGCCGGGCGGGCACCAGCCGCAGGTCTTCGGCCAGTCGGCCGGCGCCTACCCGACCGGCCCGGACGGGACCGCCACCGCGCCGCCCGACACCCGGCCGATGACCATCGACGACGTGGTCACCCGGACGGTCGGGCTGATCGCACTGGTCGCGGTCGCCGCTGGCGTGATCTGGCTGGGCACCGAGCCGGCCGACGGCCTGGTCTTCGCCTTCCCGGCGATGATCGTCGGGCTGGTGCTCGGCTTGATCATCGCCTTCGCCCGGGTCACCAACCCGATCCTGATCAGCGTGTACGCGGCGGTGATGGGGGTCTTCCTCGGCGCCATCAGCCAGTACTTCAACGCGATGTACGAAGGCATCGTGCTGCAGGCGGTCGCCGCCACGGTCGGCGTCTTCCTGCTGATGGGCATCCTCTACAAGAGCGGCACCATCCGGGCCACCCCGAAGTTCATCAAGTTCATGACCGCCGCGCTGGTCGGGGCCGCCGCGGTGATCCTGGTCAACCTGGGCATCACGCTGTTCACCGGTGAGCCGACCATCCTTCGCGACGGCGGCCCGATCGCGATCATCGTGAGCCTGGTCTTCATCGTGCTGGCGGCGCTGAGCTTCATCCTCAGCTTCCACGAGGTGGAAGAGGGGGTCCGGCTCGGCCTCCCGCAGAAGTACGCCTGGGCCTGCGCCTTCGGCATCGTGGTCAGCCTGATCTGGCTCTACATCGAGGTGCTGCGCCTGCTCAGCTACTTCCAGGGCGACTGA
- a CDS encoding SGNH/GDSL hydrolase family protein, with the protein MATLPRRVGRAAATTLAAAGFGGALLLLAEVIAARSRRYATPSLSLAMRTTVGPAEAPPLRLTLLGDAGALGVGVDTVDATLGGQLADLLTTGSGPAGAPPRRRVELASVAVAGSRSRDLATQVSRALVGNIPDVAVILIGAGDVTGLHRSGEAAAHLGAAVRRLRDTGVEVVVGTCPDLGAVRAFAPPLRQLLGWQGRRLARAQAAAVHAAGGDVVDLAAETGTVFRTDHASLCFDRFHPSADGYRVWAHALYPAVAAAVVPLQR; encoded by the coding sequence ATGGCCACCCTTCCGCGTCGTGTCGGCCGCGCCGCCGCCACCACCCTCGCCGCCGCCGGCTTCGGCGGAGCGCTGCTGCTACTCGCTGAGGTGATCGCCGCCCGCTCCCGCCGGTACGCGACGCCGTCGCTGAGCCTGGCGATGCGGACCACTGTCGGCCCGGCGGAGGCGCCACCGTTGCGGCTGACCCTGCTCGGGGACGCGGGGGCGCTGGGGGTGGGGGTGGACACGGTCGACGCCACCCTCGGCGGCCAGCTGGCTGACCTGCTGACCACCGGCAGCGGGCCGGCGGGCGCACCACCTCGGCGGCGGGTCGAGCTGGCCAGCGTGGCCGTCGCCGGCTCCCGGTCCCGGGATCTGGCCACCCAGGTCTCCCGAGCGCTGGTGGGCAACATCCCGGACGTCGCGGTGATCCTGATCGGCGCGGGGGACGTCACCGGCCTGCACCGCTCCGGCGAGGCGGCGGCACACCTGGGCGCGGCGGTGCGCCGGCTGCGCGACACCGGCGTGGAAGTGGTCGTCGGCACCTGCCCGGACCTGGGCGCGGTCCGTGCCTTCGCGCCGCCCCTGCGGCAGCTTCTCGGTTGGCAGGGACGGCGGCTGGCGCGGGCACAGGCGGCGGCGGTCCACGCCGCCGGCGGCGACGTGGTCGACCTGGCGGCGGAGACCGGCACGGTGTTCCGGACCGACCACGCCTCGCTCTGCTTCGACCGGTTCCACCCGTCGGCCGACGGCTACCGGGTCTGGGCTCACGCGCTCTACCCGGCGGTCGCCGCCGCCGTGGTGCCGCTGCAACGCTGA
- a CDS encoding cystathionine beta-synthase, which translates to MRYYDNVVELIGDTPLVRLNTVTAGIPARVLAKIEYMNPGGSVKDRIALRMVEAAEQEGKLRPGGVIVEPTSGNTGVGLAMVAQMRGYRCVFVCPDKVSEDKQHVLRAYGAEVEVCPTAVAPDDPRSYYSVSDRLARELPGAWKPDQYANPNNPRSHYETTGPELWEQTGGEITHFVAGVGTGGTISGVGRYLKEVSGGRVRIIGADPEGSVYSGGTGRPYLVEGVGEDFWPTTYDREICDEIVEVTDHASFDMTRRLAREEALLVGGSCGMAVVAALEVARRAGPDDVVVVLLPDGGRGYLSKIFNDDWMASYGFLDSIGETVAGVLAGKGEVIPPLVHTHPTETIREAIDVMREYGVSQLPVLKAEPPVVTGEVAGSIAERDLLDALFSGQAQLYDMIEGHMGPPLPLIGGGQPVSEAVALLAKADAAMVLVDGKPAGVLTRQDLLNYPR; encoded by the coding sequence GTGCGCTACTACGACAACGTGGTCGAACTGATCGGCGACACGCCGCTGGTGCGGCTGAACACAGTTACGGCGGGGATCCCCGCCAGGGTGCTCGCGAAGATCGAGTACATGAATCCCGGCGGGTCGGTGAAGGACCGGATCGCGCTGCGGATGGTTGAGGCCGCCGAGCAGGAGGGCAAGCTCCGCCCCGGTGGTGTCATCGTCGAACCGACCAGCGGCAACACCGGGGTCGGCCTGGCCATGGTGGCGCAGATGCGGGGGTACCGCTGCGTCTTCGTCTGTCCCGACAAGGTCAGCGAAGACAAGCAGCACGTCCTGCGGGCGTACGGGGCGGAGGTGGAGGTCTGCCCGACGGCGGTGGCGCCGGACGACCCCCGCTCGTACTACAGCGTCTCGGATCGGCTGGCGCGGGAGCTGCCGGGGGCGTGGAAGCCCGACCAGTACGCCAATCCCAACAACCCTCGCTCGCACTACGAAACGACCGGGCCGGAGCTGTGGGAGCAGACCGGCGGCGAGATCACCCACTTCGTCGCCGGGGTCGGCACCGGCGGCACCATCAGCGGCGTGGGGCGCTACCTCAAAGAGGTCTCCGGCGGGCGGGTACGGATCATCGGTGCCGACCCGGAGGGCTCGGTCTACTCCGGTGGCACCGGCCGGCCGTACCTGGTCGAGGGGGTCGGTGAGGACTTCTGGCCGACTACGTATGACCGGGAGATCTGCGACGAGATCGTGGAGGTGACCGACCACGCCTCGTTCGACATGACCCGCCGGCTCGCCCGGGAGGAGGCGTTGCTGGTGGGCGGCTCCTGCGGGATGGCGGTGGTGGCCGCGCTGGAGGTGGCGCGCCGGGCCGGCCCGGACGACGTCGTCGTGGTGCTGCTCCCGGACGGCGGCCGCGGCTACCTGTCGAAGATCTTCAACGACGACTGGATGGCCAGCTACGGGTTCCTGGACAGCATCGGGGAGACCGTCGCGGGTGTGCTCGCCGGTAAGGGTGAGGTGATCCCGCCGCTGGTGCACACCCACCCCACCGAAACCATCCGGGAAGCGATCGACGTGATGCGCGAGTACGGCGTTTCGCAGCTGCCGGTGTTGAAGGCCGAGCCGCCGGTGGTCACCGGTGAGGTTGCCGGTTCGATCGCCGAGCGGGACCTGCTGGACGCGCTCTTCTCCGGGCAGGCGCAGCTCTACGACATGATCGAGGGGCACATGGGGCCGCCGTTGCCGTTGATCGGCGGCGGCCAGCCGGTCTCCGAGGCGGTGGCGCTGTTGGCGAAGGCCGACGCGGCGATGGTGCTGGTGGACGGGAAACCGGCCGGGGTGCTGACCCGGCAGGATCTGCTCAACTACCCCCGGTAG
- a CDS encoding anti-sigma factor, translated as MPHLDPDRLVLIAIGDGVSDGGETAHLDGCPQCRAELGDLREVAGHAADARQLRELPAPPERVWQGILAQVTEAPTVAATESRTGPSTEAPDRPPPHRASVRSRRWPESARLLLVAAVAAVLAVGGTLGVTELLDQEPAVVEEVTAQAALTPLETVPVAAHGEARVLDGHTLHLHVTGLEQQAGYYEVWLINPDTMEMISIGVWGEGPDLVLPLPPTVDLGAYRLVDVSLEEYDGDTSHSGNSIVRGVLGD; from the coding sequence GTGCCGCACCTCGATCCAGACCGGCTGGTACTCATCGCCATCGGTGACGGGGTAAGCGACGGTGGCGAGACGGCCCACCTCGACGGCTGCCCGCAATGCCGCGCGGAGCTGGGCGACCTGCGGGAGGTCGCTGGTCACGCCGCGGACGCCCGGCAGCTGCGGGAGCTGCCGGCGCCCCCGGAACGGGTGTGGCAGGGCATCCTCGCCCAAGTCACCGAAGCGCCAACGGTGGCGGCCACCGAATCACGCACCGGGCCGAGCACCGAAGCGCCGGACCGGCCGCCGCCCCACCGGGCCTCGGTCCGCTCCCGCCGCTGGCCGGAGTCGGCCCGGCTGCTGCTGGTGGCGGCGGTCGCGGCGGTGCTGGCGGTCGGCGGCACGCTCGGCGTCACCGAACTGCTCGACCAGGAGCCGGCGGTGGTCGAGGAGGTCACCGCGCAGGCAGCGTTGACGCCGCTGGAGACGGTGCCGGTCGCCGCCCACGGCGAGGCCCGGGTGCTCGACGGGCACACCCTGCACCTGCACGTCACCGGCCTGGAGCAGCAGGCAGGCTACTACGAGGTGTGGCTGATCAACCCGGACACGATGGAGATGATCTCGATCGGGGTGTGGGGGGAGGGCCCCGACCTGGTGTTGCCGCTGCCGCCGACGGTGGACCTGGGGGCGTACCGGCTGGTCGATGTGTCGTTGGAGGAGTACGACGGCGACACCAGCCACTCCGGCAACAGCATCGTGCGAGGGGTGCTCGGCGACTGA
- a CDS encoding flavin monoamine oxidase family protein: MADPVDLLVIGGGAAGLAAAVAGEQRGLTCQVLEAQARLGGRVHTVETDTGPVDLGAQEINGDMTAVLDLAADAGRHLSPLPTGGAGLTVTGDAQRRRPAHERPDAWLALLTDGAPPAPGSSVADLLKAADLPQAEADLAQTVTAELFGQPAHRLDAEAVRRELATYESDRDPDEFQLRGGFGEVITALAGQLRRPPVMGTPVQTVRVVDDEVVVQTATAAWSARYVVITAPPPVARWIDYRLPAQQELSSLLAGFVAGDLIKYTAVYDRPFWRYDGLSGAATYTDPVGLVVADGSVDDGRAPRLTAFLGGPTARTWAGLPTEQRDQQLRHQLARAFGPAAAQPLAIHEAVWVDHPWSGGAYNSQVRAGAAADSADRLAAWGDRVVFAGAELAPRFRGFVEGAISSGRAAVARLG; encoded by the coding sequence ATGGCTGACCCGGTCGACCTGCTCGTGATCGGCGGCGGCGCCGCCGGTCTCGCCGCCGCGGTCGCCGGCGAGCAGCGCGGCCTGACCTGCCAGGTGCTGGAGGCGCAGGCGAGGCTGGGCGGCCGGGTGCACACGGTCGAGACCGACACCGGCCCGGTCGACCTCGGCGCCCAGGAGATCAACGGCGACATGACCGCCGTGCTGGACCTCGCCGCCGACGCCGGCCGGCACCTCAGCCCGCTGCCGACCGGCGGGGCGGGGCTGACCGTGACCGGCGACGCCCAGCGCCGCCGGCCGGCCCACGAACGGCCCGACGCCTGGCTGGCGCTGCTTACCGACGGCGCGCCGCCGGCTCCGGGCAGCAGCGTGGCCGACCTGCTCAAGGCCGCCGACCTCCCCCAGGCCGAGGCGGACCTGGCCCAGACCGTGACCGCCGAGCTGTTCGGCCAGCCGGCGCACCGGCTCGACGCCGAGGCGGTCCGGCGCGAGCTCGCCACCTACGAATCAGACCGCGACCCGGACGAGTTTCAGCTACGGGGCGGATTCGGCGAGGTGATCACGGCGCTCGCCGGGCAGCTACGCCGACCGCCGGTCATGGGCACGCCGGTGCAGACCGTCCGGGTGGTCGACGACGAGGTGGTGGTGCAGACCGCCACCGCCGCCTGGTCGGCGCGGTATGTGGTGATCACCGCCCCGCCGCCGGTGGCGCGCTGGATCGACTACCGCCTGCCGGCGCAGCAGGAGCTCAGCTCGCTGCTGGCCGGGTTCGTCGCCGGCGACCTGATCAAGTACACCGCCGTCTACGACCGCCCGTTCTGGCGGTACGACGGGCTGAGCGGTGCGGCGACCTACACCGACCCGGTCGGCCTGGTGGTAGCCGACGGCTCGGTCGACGACGGGCGGGCACCCCGGCTCACCGCCTTCCTGGGCGGCCCCACCGCGCGTACCTGGGCCGGGTTGCCGACCGAGCAGCGCGACCAGCAGCTGCGACATCAGTTGGCCCGGGCGTTCGGTCCGGCCGCAGCGCAGCCGCTGGCGATCCACGAGGCGGTGTGGGTCGACCACCCGTGGTCGGGCGGGGCCTACAACTCCCAGGTACGCGCCGGTGCCGCGGCGGACTCCGCGGACCGGCTCGCGGCCTGGGGTGACCGGGTGGTCTTCGCCGGCGCCGAGCTGGCACCCCGCTTCCGGGGCTTCGTCGAGGGGGCGATCAGCAGCGGCCGTGCCGCGGTGGCCCGGCTCGGGTAA
- a CDS encoding helix-turn-helix domain-containing protein: MVRAPLTPHERERGERLGRLLRQARGEQSMAQVASAAGISVETLRKIETGRIPAPAFFTVTAVAQALGISLDQLAATVGDPIRPAPAHG, from the coding sequence ATGGTGCGCGCTCCGCTGACCCCGCACGAACGCGAACGCGGCGAACGACTCGGCCGGCTGCTTCGGCAGGCCCGCGGCGAGCAGAGCATGGCGCAGGTCGCCAGCGCCGCCGGGATCTCGGTCGAGACCCTCCGCAAGATCGAAACCGGCCGGATTCCGGCGCCCGCCTTCTTCACCGTCACCGCGGTGGCGCAGGCGCTGGGCATCTCGCTCGACCAGCTCGCCGCCACCGTCGGCGACCCGATCCGACCAGCGCCCGCGCATGGCTGA
- a CDS encoding ABC transporter ATP-binding protein → MRSPVWLVVSRLIRVSPGRYYGGGLLWVALWVTPLLSGLVLKGLFDLLSGERAAGLDAALWLCAAFVAVEALRGFFFWTGVIVWPYWWIGSETTLRANVLRSVLSARGPAASRLPHSSGEAVSRFRDDVTDLVSLTDRLVDVVGALLFTIGAFIIMLRIDPVITLVLVLPMVVVLILNRVLSAMIRRVHARAKHLGAVVTSFVGEMFAGVLAIKTAGAEPAVLERLREHNRRRRTAAVKDRLLIDLADTSTSAGVEVSIGLVLLLAAPAMRTGEFTVGDFALFVSYVGWLTMLPRFLGRLLYRIPQGAVATERLTRLMAPHESSDDLSRRSGVWFHQDAPAGSAPARPADKLVLLESRGLTIQHGDGGRGVQDVDLRVPHGSFTVVTGAVGAGKTTLVRGLLGLLPAEDGAIYWNGQPVDDPGTFLVPDRAAYAGQVPRLFSDTLRENLLLGWEADDQQLAAAIHQAALEQDLAAMPDGLATMMGPRGVRLSGGQVQRATAARALVRTPELLVVDDLSSALDVETEQLLWQRIDQAAKAGRGPATLLVVSHRRAALTRADQVVVLDRGRVVGTGPLPELLRTCPEMRRLWREEGVAEAEQGDGGAGAGEGVAGAADPAPERVSRPAPTS, encoded by the coding sequence ATGAGATCTCCGGTGTGGTTGGTTGTCAGCCGGCTGATCCGGGTCAGCCCGGGCCGCTACTACGGCGGAGGCTTGCTGTGGGTCGCGCTATGGGTGACGCCGCTGCTTAGTGGCCTGGTCCTAAAGGGTCTGTTCGACCTACTCAGCGGCGAACGCGCCGCCGGCTTGGACGCCGCGCTGTGGCTGTGCGCCGCCTTCGTGGCGGTGGAGGCGCTGCGCGGGTTCTTCTTCTGGACCGGAGTCATCGTCTGGCCGTACTGGTGGATCGGCTCGGAGACCACGCTGCGCGCCAACGTGCTGCGCTCGGTGCTGAGCGCCCGCGGGCCGGCGGCGAGCCGGCTGCCACACTCCTCTGGGGAGGCCGTGTCCCGGTTCCGCGACGACGTAACCGATCTGGTCTCGCTCACCGACCGGCTGGTGGACGTGGTCGGCGCGCTGCTCTTCACGATCGGCGCCTTCATCATCATGTTGCGCATCGACCCGGTGATCACCCTGGTGCTGGTGCTCCCGATGGTGGTGGTGCTGATCCTCAACCGGGTGCTCTCGGCGATGATCCGCCGGGTGCACGCCCGCGCCAAGCACCTCGGCGCGGTGGTCACCTCCTTCGTCGGCGAAATGTTCGCCGGCGTGCTGGCGATCAAGACCGCCGGCGCCGAGCCGGCCGTTCTGGAGCGGTTGCGCGAGCACAACCGCCGACGCCGCACCGCCGCGGTCAAAGACCGGCTGCTGATCGACCTGGCGGACACCTCCACCAGCGCCGGGGTCGAGGTGAGCATCGGGCTGGTGTTGCTGCTGGCGGCACCGGCGATGCGGACCGGCGAGTTCACCGTCGGCGACTTCGCGCTCTTCGTCAGCTACGTCGGCTGGCTGACCATGCTGCCGCGCTTCCTCGGCCGGCTGCTGTACCGGATCCCGCAGGGTGCGGTCGCCACTGAACGACTGACTCGGCTGATGGCACCGCACGAAAGCTCGGACGACCTGTCGCGCCGCAGCGGGGTGTGGTTCCACCAGGACGCCCCAGCGGGTTCGGCACCGGCCCGGCCGGCGGACAAGCTCGTCCTGCTGGAGTCGCGAGGGCTGACCATCCAGCACGGCGACGGTGGCCGCGGCGTCCAGGACGTGGACCTACGGGTGCCGCACGGCTCGTTCACAGTGGTCACCGGCGCCGTCGGAGCGGGCAAGACCACCCTGGTACGCGGGCTGCTGGGGCTGTTGCCGGCCGAGGATGGCGCGATCTACTGGAACGGGCAGCCGGTCGACGACCCGGGTACCTTCCTGGTCCCGGACCGGGCAGCCTATGCGGGGCAGGTGCCACGTCTCTTCTCCGACACGTTGCGGGAGAACCTCCTGCTGGGGTGGGAGGCCGACGACCAGCAGCTCGCGGCGGCGATCCACCAGGCGGCGCTGGAACAGGACCTGGCGGCGATGCCGGACGGGTTGGCGACGATGATGGGGCCGCGCGGCGTCCGGCTCTCCGGCGGCCAGGTGCAGCGGGCCACCGCCGCCCGGGCACTGGTCCGAACTCCGGAGCTGCTGGTGGTGGATGACCTGTCATCGGCGCTGGATGTGGAGACCGAACAGCTGCTGTGGCAGCGAATCGACCAGGCGGCGAAGGCCGGCCGGGGCCCGGCCACGCTGCTGGTGGTCTCCCACCGACGGGCAGCGTTGACCCGCGCCGACCAGGTGGTGGTGCTCGACCGGGGCAGGGTGGTGGGCACCGGCCCGCTTCCGGAGTTGCTGCGCACCTGCCCTGAGATGCGCCGGCTGTGGCGCGAGGAGGGGGTAGCCGAGGCGGAGCAGGGCGACGGCGGCGCCGGGGCGGGGGAAGGCGTGGCCGGGGCGGCGGATCCGGCACCGGAGCGAGTGTCGCGACCAGCGCCCACATCCTGA
- the map gene encoding type I methionyl aminopeptidase has product MVELKTPAEIDGLRRAGQVVGQALAAVREQAAIGVRLRELDEIAAKVVADAGAEPLFRGYHPEWAPTPFPGVICASVNDAVVHGIPGDQRLADGDLVSIDCGARLDGWCGDAAISFIVGTPDPADQALIEATERALAAGVAAATAGARLSDISHAIGRSAQQSGYRGLADHGGHGIGRTMHEAPYVANDGPPGRGMRLSAGLVLALEPMLTRGGRRYRHDPDGWTVRTADGTRAAHAEHTVAVTESGPELLTVP; this is encoded by the coding sequence ATGGTGGAGTTGAAGACCCCGGCGGAGATCGACGGGCTGCGCAGGGCCGGCCAGGTGGTGGGCCAGGCGTTGGCGGCGGTGCGGGAACAGGCGGCGATCGGGGTACGGCTGCGGGAGCTGGACGAGATCGCCGCCAAGGTGGTCGCCGACGCCGGCGCCGAACCACTGTTCCGCGGCTACCACCCGGAGTGGGCGCCCACCCCGTTCCCCGGGGTGATCTGCGCCAGCGTCAACGACGCCGTGGTCCACGGCATCCCCGGCGACCAGCGGCTCGCCGACGGCGACCTGGTCAGCATCGACTGCGGGGCCCGGCTCGACGGCTGGTGCGGCGACGCCGCGATCAGCTTCATCGTCGGCACTCCGGACCCGGCGGACCAGGCGCTGATCGAGGCCACCGAACGGGCGCTCGCCGCGGGCGTGGCGGCGGCGACGGCCGGCGCCCGGCTCAGCGACATCTCCCACGCGATCGGCCGCTCCGCCCAGCAGAGCGGTTACCGGGGGTTGGCCGACCACGGTGGACACGGCATCGGGCGGACCATGCACGAGGCGCCGTACGTGGCGAACGACGGGCCGCCCGGGCGCGGGATGCGGCTGTCGGCCGGGCTGGTGTTGGCGCTGGAACCGATGCTGACCAGAGGTGGTCGCCGATACCGGCACGACCCGGACGGCTGGACGGTGCGCACCGCCGACGGCACCCGCGCCGCCCACGCCGAGCACACCGTCGCGGTGACCGAATCCGGCCCTGAACTACTCACCGTGCCGTAG